The following proteins are encoded in a genomic region of Leptospira langatensis:
- a CDS encoding energy transducer TonB family protein, producing MLATLTADARKRKVVAWGINFLSWISPFIGFGIFFPLGVLFAFPYHKEIRRTAFSSIVLQIAIASILYPLEFLLLFSPEAEQIFNALVLLTPEEPKFYGVGVLTFLFISGLIILLLQARFVRNRLRPGEGNPPITNSILVFIALICLILFTGYFTYDDIFRTKMATFLVFSESLWIFFPWTIALAGMMSARRPVFIFRRPWAWFVRQSKDARAIETEDSPSSKRKRRNSKVRDAILPGWGHIYNGNLWRGFPILFVFLLLLLLFSTFFFSFLEPAFGIRFLAALGLKPGISDKQFFAWASTPWPWLVALVLFVSVGFFSGWLLRRSFHAKLPATGLRPGFANNLALSVLVHLVILCLILIIPTMMSRQKQEEKGRPNSHYTPENQVEYWFIDPNLPEETEGLNGGVITGTDTPNSEMGERLPNEKPAEEGRVKGEVKRIKGKKLPPTYSNYISAKMRTYESFMDYWRSAPQNYSCVVAYTITPEGEVVDVQLVEHSVYPEQDRRTLELIENLSPMMPPPNMKGYIRVTELFWNGAINPDAMPTELQKELVNMYDGRYMEEL from the coding sequence ATGCTCGCGACTCTCACAGCCGATGCCCGAAAAAGAAAAGTGGTCGCCTGGGGGATTAATTTTCTCTCATGGATTTCCCCTTTTATAGGCTTTGGTATTTTCTTCCCACTCGGTGTCTTGTTCGCATTTCCGTATCATAAGGAAATCCGCAGAACAGCCTTCTCCTCTATCGTATTACAAATTGCGATCGCATCTATTCTCTATCCGTTGGAGTTCCTTCTTCTTTTCTCCCCGGAAGCAGAGCAGATCTTTAACGCGCTCGTCTTACTCACTCCGGAAGAACCCAAATTTTACGGGGTAGGGGTACTTACCTTTCTATTCATATCGGGACTCATCATTCTTCTTTTGCAGGCGAGGTTCGTTCGGAACAGGTTGAGACCCGGAGAAGGGAATCCTCCGATCACGAATTCCATTCTTGTATTCATCGCACTTATCTGTTTGATCCTGTTCACCGGATATTTTACGTACGACGATATCTTTCGCACCAAGATGGCGACCTTTCTGGTATTCTCCGAAAGCCTTTGGATCTTCTTTCCTTGGACGATTGCGCTCGCCGGAATGATGTCTGCCAGGAGGCCTGTCTTTATCTTCAGAAGACCCTGGGCCTGGTTCGTCCGACAAAGCAAGGATGCTCGCGCGATCGAGACCGAAGATTCTCCTTCTTCTAAAAGAAAGAGAAGGAACTCAAAAGTCAGGGATGCTATCCTCCCTGGTTGGGGTCATATCTATAACGGAAATCTGTGGAGAGGATTCCCGATCCTATTCGTATTCCTTCTTCTTTTATTATTATTCTCTACTTTCTTTTTTTCCTTTTTGGAACCTGCATTCGGGATCCGGTTTTTGGCTGCTCTGGGCTTAAAGCCTGGGATCTCGGACAAACAATTCTTTGCCTGGGCGTCCACTCCTTGGCCCTGGCTCGTCGCCTTAGTATTATTCGTTTCCGTCGGATTCTTCTCCGGATGGTTGCTACGAAGATCCTTTCACGCTAAGCTTCCCGCAACAGGTTTGCGCCCCGGTTTTGCGAACAATCTAGCGTTAAGTGTGCTTGTGCATCTCGTCATTCTCTGCTTGATCCTGATCATTCCCACAATGATGAGTCGACAAAAGCAAGAGGAGAAGGGAAGGCCGAACAGCCATTATACTCCCGAGAACCAAGTAGAATATTGGTTCATAGATCCGAACCTTCCCGAAGAAACAGAAGGATTGAATGGCGGGGTGATCACAGGAACCGACACTCCGAATTCGGAAATGGGCGAAAGACTCCCGAACGAAAAGCCTGCCGAAGAAGGAAGGGTCAAGGGAGAAGTCAAACGGATCAAGGGAAAGAAACTCCCTCCTACGTATTCCAATTATATCTCCGCCAAGATGAGAACTTACGAATCCTTCATGGATTATTGGAGAAGCGCTCCTCAGAATTATTCCTGCGTGGTGGCCTATACAATCACTCCCGAAGGAGAAGTCGTGGATGTGCAACTCGTGGAGCATTCCGTGTATCCGGAGCAGGACCGAAGGACTTTGGAGTTGATCGAGAATCTCTCCCCCATGATGCCCCCTCCGAATATGAAAGGTTATATTCGAGTAACCGAATTGTTCTGGAACGGCGCGATCAATCCGGATGCGATGCCCACAGAATTGCAAAAGGAATTAGTGAACATGTATGATGGGCGCTATATGGAGGAACTATGA
- a CDS encoding PrsW family glutamic-type intramembrane protease, whose translation MNIGLLAVLSILPWAFYLVYTHPKTNQTRLFTAIVFSLVLGWISTELVLKLSAFLWPETSISAKVSKSILSQTVFLAFIKAGMMEELCKSMLILILALLISFDRHTMTFLPETFIIGGFVGLGFAGIENYQYIMSANEQDRVPTFIVRTLKSSNAHLLVNLCFALFLIKSNYKPYGEKVLYILKGFLLAVAQHGLFDFFVFPSGRFGVWIAMALFVGIWVWIVKDRRKYILEVAKTSYTKEEILKPSLSETIR comes from the coding sequence ATGAATATAGGTCTTCTTGCGGTCTTAAGCATTCTTCCTTGGGCGTTCTATCTGGTGTATACTCATCCGAAGACGAACCAAACACGTCTATTCACCGCTATCGTTTTTTCCTTAGTGCTCGGTTGGATCTCCACTGAGTTAGTTTTAAAATTAAGCGCATTTCTTTGGCCGGAAACTTCTATCAGTGCAAAGGTAAGTAAGTCCATACTCTCCCAAACAGTCTTTCTTGCATTCATCAAGGCGGGAATGATGGAAGAACTCTGCAAGTCAATGCTCATCCTTATACTCGCCCTTCTCATCTCCTTCGACAGACATACTATGACATTCCTACCGGAGACATTCATCATCGGAGGATTTGTAGGTCTCGGATTCGCAGGGATAGAGAATTACCAATATATCATGTCCGCGAACGAACAGGATCGGGTTCCGACCTTCATCGTAAGAACATTAAAATCTTCGAATGCACATTTACTTGTGAATCTTTGCTTCGCACTTTTTCTGATCAAAAGCAATTACAAACCTTATGGCGAAAAGGTCCTGTATATACTGAAAGGATTCCTACTCGCAGTGGCCCAGCACGGACTATTCGATTTTTTTGTCTTTCCGAGCGGAAGGTTCGGCGTCTGGATCGCTATGGCGCTTTTCGTAGGGATCTGGGTTTGGATCGTAAAGGACAGACGCAAATATATTTTAGAAGTCGCCAAAACTTCTTACACAAAGGAAGAAATATTGAAACCCAGCCTGTCTGAGACAATCCGTTGA
- a CDS encoding 50S ribosomal protein L11 methyltransferase produces MKYREIKVSIPKDFAEDFSALLDEWQVAGYYEILFDREEPRKPGEEIISDNTPIRVYLAEEDTVSEAKIWIYLQTVAPENSFAEARWIETKEYEEAYKEFYKPFSVGVFWVVPTWEKEDWEKNQVPEKKDSVPVYINPGLAFGTGHHETTRLVLSRLGSLGLEGKRVADIGAGSGILSVAAARLKASKIVAVDIDPNAVRSSVFNRDENKITEDLLQVEEGGFDHPLIREEEYDLCVANITFAVLKANMDKIAALKTKHYLFSGVITERKEEFLELLKTDVGGRLVYEDSRNGWELIEWTR; encoded by the coding sequence TTGAAATACAGAGAGATCAAGGTATCCATACCCAAAGACTTTGCAGAAGATTTTTCCGCCTTACTAGACGAATGGCAGGTCGCAGGATATTACGAAATCTTGTTCGATAGAGAAGAACCTCGCAAACCAGGAGAAGAGATCATCTCCGACAACACTCCGATCCGAGTCTATTTAGCAGAAGAGGATACGGTCTCCGAAGCAAAGATCTGGATCTATTTGCAAACTGTCGCTCCTGAGAATTCCTTTGCGGAAGCACGTTGGATCGAGACTAAGGAATACGAAGAGGCCTATAAGGAATTCTATAAACCCTTCTCCGTCGGCGTCTTTTGGGTGGTTCCTACTTGGGAGAAGGAAGACTGGGAAAAGAACCAAGTCCCGGAAAAGAAAGACTCTGTCCCAGTATATATCAATCCAGGTCTGGCTTTCGGGACTGGACATCATGAAACCACAAGGCTCGTTCTGTCTCGCTTAGGCTCTCTGGGATTGGAAGGGAAGAGGGTCGCAGACATAGGGGCAGGTTCCGGGATCCTTTCGGTAGCGGCAGCAAGATTGAAGGCCTCTAAGATCGTCGCAGTGGATATAGATCCGAATGCGGTCCGATCTTCCGTATTCAATCGGGATGAGAATAAGATCACCGAAGATCTCTTACAGGTAGAGGAAGGCGGATTCGACCATCCTTTGATCAGGGAAGAAGAATACGATCTATGCGTTGCTAATATTACCTTCGCTGTGTTGAAGGCAAATATGGACAAGATCGCAGCTCTCAAGACCAAGCATTATTTATTTAGCGGAGTCATCACAGAAAGAAAGGAAGAATTCCTGGAACTATTGAAGACAGACGTGGGAGGAAGACTCGTTTACGAGGATTCCAGAAACGGCTGGGAACTCATAGAGTGGACCCGCTAA